DNA from Verrucomicrobiaceae bacterium:
GTACTTTGCAGGGATACAATATCAACTCGCAGGATATGATGACGAAGTAACCATGACGAGCATTTGCTACAAAGCCGACAAAGGTGCTTCTCATCCGATTTGTTCGCTCAACCAATACGTCGCCCTGTCTCTCAGACAGACTCTGAACTCCAAACCACATGGACGCCATGAGCACATCGACATTTGATCGAAATTACTTCGACGCTAACAACTGGAAACTCGGGTTCATCTACTTTTGCAGATCAGATCCGCGTATCTTCGTTCCGAAGCGCATCCGGGGCCTTGGCTGGACGCTCAACTTTGCTCGTCCGCTGGCGGTGCCTTTTCTCGGCTTCATTCTCGCAGTCGTCTATTACGTGTTGGAGCTTTTTCGTTGATATGGCTAAGAATAGCATGCCCAAACAAAGTTGTTGCTCCAGCTCGCCGAGATGTTCCCCCGCCAGCCGGAAAAACTGGCACCCCACATGGAGCAGCACCTTCTGGAGGGCCCCGAGACACGGCTTCTCTTTTTGGAGGGGAAGCCACTGACGACTTTCGCCAAACGGTAGTATGGATGCATGCGCTCATCCTTCGGCCAAACTACAAGACCACGCTCCACGAACTAGGACATGACTACCACTGATAGACTCAGGCAAGTACTCAAGGTTATCGCAGCGATGCATATCGTTGTGTTCGCCACGTTGGGTGTCTTAAGCATTCACTTCGCAAGTCGTGCGACTGCTCTCAAGGGAACTGAGGAGACCGCTCGGCAGACAGCACAGAAGATCGAATCACGCATACAGCGATCCTCGACTATCGAAAGTGCACAGAATGAAGCTAGACTGGCTTGGAAGTCCGGGCAGAGCACTTGGAACACCCTTGTTCGTGTCTTGACGAGATTCTCCGACGGACTCCAGGCCCTTCTGGTTGTTCCACTCTTTACCTTTGTCCTTGCCCTACGCGCACTGTGGGTCAGCAGGGGTACCGTTGAACCGTCCAAACCTGGAGAGGACTCCTGAGCACAGCCAACACCACGAATAGCTTGCTGAGATTTTATTGTTGCCCCCTCCCTGGACCCTGGTGAGCAAAGTTAAGCGATTCGGCAACGACAATGACAATTTTGAGCCTGGCAACTTATTCAGTGGACGAATCAGATTCGCCCAAGAAATAGAGTCTCTCCATGTCCTGTCGCGGCTACTTTCTCGGTCTCACTGATGCTGATGTCAGTGAGTTTGCTTCATTGGCTTCAGACAGTTACGAAATGATGGAGTTTGCAAACGAGACTTTGTATATTCGCTGCGAACCGGATTGGGTGACATCTGTCGACAAGAGTTGGGATGCCATTCATCGTTGTCTCACCAATGGTTACATGCTGCCCGATCCATCGGATCCGATGGCTAAATGCATTCTTGGTGTCCAGGAATTCGACACAGCCGACAACTGGATCGTTGGCCTGTGCTTTCCAGAAGATGTGAGGGAGGTTGATCTGGCCATTCGTCACCTAGATCGTGATTGGCTTCACAAGAAGTATTGGGCCTTGCCGAAGGATGAATACGGTATTTTCATGTCTGAGGATGACTTTGAGTATACCTGGGACTACTTTAAAGAGACCAAAGACTTCTATCGACGAGCGGCTGCGAGCGGCCGACATTCGCTTTTTATAGCTGATCAATAAGACACATCTCAACCACGAGGGCGAATATTGAAGGGTGCATTGCTGCGAGCCTAAGCGAGCCAGCAAAGGCCCCTGTCGTTGAACCCTTCTAGGCCGCGAAGAGCGGCATCACCTCAGCGAAGCCAAACCGCAGAGCCTGCGCAGCAGAATAACCCCGGCTCTAGCTCCTTCGCACCCTTATGTGCTTGGTGTTGCGCTGGTGGTAGCCGACAGGGATGCGGGAGCCCAAAAAGGCGAAGGCCTGCTCAAGCAGTACGAGTGCAAGAGCAGGCCCGGGTTTTGGGGGAAGGATGGGGTCTTATTCGTTGAGGGTCACGACGGCGTGGCTATCGCGGATCTCAAAGTGGCGGATGCCTTTGAGGAACTGCTCGGTGGCGGGGTCGATCTTGGCGGATTGATCGACGAGGTTGGTGCCTTTGAGCTCGCCGATCCAGGCGTTCGGGAGGGACATGCCGCCGACGGTGACGTCTTCGACGAGGATGGCAAAGTGACGGCTGACGTCATCGAGATGGGCAGCGAGGGCGAGCTTGATGCGCACTTTTTGGCCAGCGAGCATGGGCAGATCATCGGGCAGGACGAGGATGGCATCGGCGGCGATTTTGCCGTTCTCGAAGCGCACTTGCACGTTTTCGCCGAACTGGTTTTTGGCGAGCCAGGCATTCACTTCGTTTTCCGTGAGCACGAGGGTGCGCTTTTGCAGATCGGTGGTGGGTGTGGGAGCGGGGACATCGGGTGTGGGGACACTCGCGGGTGCAGCGGGTGGCTTTTCGCCGCTGAAGGCTGCGAGCTTGGTGTCGAACTCCTGCTGCTCCTGCGCGGTGAGGGCCACGGGCTTGAAGGGATCAGGGTCGAAGTTGGTCTTCCACCAAATGCCTGCGGCGGCGGTGGCGATGCCGGCCAGACCGAGGAGCACGCAGAGCGTGATGACGAGCGGGTGCCGCCAGAGGGAGCGCTTTGGCAGCGAGGAGGAGGTGGTGGCGGAGGGAGGGTTGTTTTGCATGGCGGTCGTTTTGGATGTGTGCGGGGCGATCCTATTCAATCATCGCCCAAAATGCCAATTCCACGTTTGCGGGCAGATTATAGCCAGTGCGGCTGTTGCGGGTGCGGCTGCGCGGCAGGATTTTTGTAGCCAAGGAGTGGGCCTTTTTGTTATACGACAAATCCCATGAAAACGCTGCTATCACTCCTTGCCGTTTCCTTCCTCAGCCTTGCGGTCCAGGCCGCAGATGCGCCTGCGAAGAAGAAATCCACCCCGAAAAAAGCCCCCGTCGAGGCCACGGAAAAAAGCCCGGCCAAGATCGAGGCTATCGCAAAAAACCTCACTCCGACGCAGCGCACAAAACTGCTCGATCTGCTGAATTCAGGTAGCGAGGCCGACCTGGTGGCGATCCCCGGCATCGGTGAGACCCGTGCTGCAGCGATCAAGAAAGCTCGCCCCTTTAAAGATGTGACAAATGCGGCGGAAGTCGATGGCGTCGGTGAGGGTACGTTCGCAGAAATGGTCGCGTATGCGAAGGCGGGCTTCCCCAAAGCGGATGCGGCGAAGAGTGAGGCTCCCAAAGGCGACACAAAGAAGAAGGAAGAGCCGAAAAAGAAGAAGAGCACGACTACGAAGAAGAAATAAGCCGCTGCTGCTGATCATGCGCTGGTGCCGCCTCCTGGTCCTGCTGATGCTCACTCCGTGGGCACTGGGGGCGGAGCCATCCGCAGAGCCGCGCACTCCGGCGATGATCGAGGCCATCGCACAGAGCATGACAGATGCGCAGCGGTATGCTTTGCAGGATCTACTGGGCTTTGGCAGCAAGTCAGCACTGATGACGCTGCCAGGAGTCGGTGAGGCCAAAGCAGAGGCCATCATCGCAGCGCGGCCTTTTGCGCGGGTCACGGATGTCACACGGGTGAGGGGCATCGGGCAGACGCTCTTCGCAGAGATGGTGAAGCACGCGAAGGCAGGCTTTCCGGGCACAAGGCAGAAAAAGAGAGGCTGAGCCCTCCAGTCTTGACGGCGGATGCGGCGACCCGCTAAAACATGTCGCAGCCATGAAATACATCCTCGCTCTCGATCAAGGCACCACCAGCTCGCGTGCTATTTTATTCAATCACGATGGCACAGTCGTCGCGGTGGCGCAGAAGGAGTTCCCACAGATTTTCCCGAAGCCGGGCTGGGTGGAGCATGATCCGCAGGCCATCTGGGACACGCAGCTCGGTGTCGCACGCGAGGTACTGAGCAAAGCGAAGGCGCAAGCAGCAGAGGTGGCCGCCATCGGCATCACCAATCAGCGTGAGACGACGGTGGTGTGGGATCGCGAGACAGGCTGGCCCATTTGCAATGCCATCGTGTGGCAGGATCGACGCACGGCACCGGCCTGCGATGCGCTGCGGAAGAAAAAACTCGACCGCATGATCACCAAGAAAACTGGCCTCGTGGTGGATGCCTACTTTTCCGCCACGAAGGTGCAGTGGATGCTGCAAAATGTGAAGGGAGCCCGCCAGCTCGCGGCAAAGGGCCGCCTCGCTTTTGGCACCATCGACACCTGGCTGCTGTGGAATCTCACGGGTGGCACCGTGCATGCGACGGATGTGAGCAACGCCTCACGCACCATGCTTTACGACATCCGTAAAGGCACCTGGGATGAGGAGCTGCTCAAACTCTTCGGCATTCCGCGCAGCATGCTGCCAGAGGTGCGTGACAGCAGCGGCAGCTTCGGTGAGACGACGCTGCTCGGCGGCAGTATCCCCATCGCCGGCATCGCAGGTGATCAGCAGGCGGCGCTCTTTGGCCAGGTGTGCACGCAGCCCGGCATGGTGAAGAACACGTATGGCACAGGCTGCTTCATGCTGATGAATACCGGCAGCAAGCCGATCACCTCCAAAAACAAACTGCTCACCACGGTGGCGTGGCGCATCGGTGGAAAGACGGAGTATGCACTGGAGGGCAGCGTCTTCATCGCAGGTGCGGTGGTGCAGTGGCTGCGAGATGGTCTGGGCATCATCCAGAGCTCTGCGGAGGTGGAGTCACTCGCGGCGAGTGTGCCAGACACGGGTGGTGTGTTTCTCGTGCCGGCATTTGCCGGGCTGGGTGCTCCGCACTGGGATGCGTATGCACGCGGCACCATGGTGGGCATCACACGCGGCACCACACGGGCACACATTGCCCGTGCTGCACTGGAATCCATCGCACTCCAGGTGGCAGATATTTTGACTGCCATGCAGGCAGACTCTGGCATCCGGCTGAAGGAGCTCCGCGTGGATGGCGGGGCCTCACTCAATAACCTACTCATGCAGCGCCAAGCAGATCTGCTCGGTGTGCCTGTGGTGCGTCCGAAGGTGAATGAAACGACGGCGCTAGGTGCCGCATGCCTCGCTGGACTGGCCACGGGATTCTGGAAGAGCACAAGCGACTTCGCCAAGCACTGGAAGGCAGACCAGCGCTTCAAACCAAAGCTCAAACCAGCGGCGAGAGCGCAGGTGATGGCGACTTGGGCCCGTGCGCTGGAAAGGGCAAAGGCGTGGGAGCAGTAGGCACTGCGGTGCCCTTACTGGCTCCCTGCTTTGGGATTCACCGTATCATCGACTTTCTTCGCAAAGGCACGGTCCTCGTCACTGAGACGATCGAGAGGGATCTCGAAGGGCTTGTTGTTGACGAGCAGGCGGATTTTCCCATCGCGTAGGAGCGTGAATTTGGCCGGTGGAGGCGGCGCGGGTGCGGTCTTGAGCGCGGCGGCAGCCTCTCCGGCAGTGGCGGCTTTTTTCTCGATGATGATGTCTTCAAAGGCGATCATTTTGCCGATGAGGCTGCGGCCATCCGTGCTCTTCCACTGCCGGGCCTCGCCAAAGGAATAATGACTGACGAGACGTGCGGTGGAGTCACCCTTGGGTGCCTGGACATTGACACTGGCAGTGCCGGTGCTGCTGCCACCAGTGACTTCACGCTGGCTGAAGCGGGATGGCGTGGTGGGTGTGGCGATCTGCGCCGCCGCAGAGGTGGCGAAGAGGAGCGCGAGGATGCCACACGGGCAGTTCATAGGCGGATTCAGCGTTTGAGCTTCATCTTGATGCGCTTCCAGGTGGGGACATCGAGATCCTCGCCTTCGACGACGGAGGGCTCTGTGTCCTTGAAGCGGCCACGATCTTGCTCGGTGGTCAGATCGAGGCTGGGCTGCTCAATGGCGATGGTGCGGCGGCTGGCAGGTGCGGGCTTGGGCGCGGGAGCGGCAGGCGCATCTTCAAAGACCAGCATGTCGTCCTGCACGGGGGGTGGATCGGTTTGCAGGGTGACGGTGCGTGAGACCACGGTGGCGAGAGGCTTGCTCTCGCGGGCAGTGATGACGGGCGCAGGAGGTGCGGGAGGGGGTGTATAGGCCTCCTCAGGCTCTTCATCGGCCATTTCAGGCTCGATTTCGGCCTCTGGGGCAGTGATTTCCGGCTCTGGAGCGATTTCTTCCATTTCGGGCTCAGGAGCGGGTTCCTCGCGGTTTTCGACTTTTTCGATGATTTCGGGCTCTGGGGCCGGTGGGACGATTTCTTCTTCTCTGAAGAGCAAATCGTTCACGGGAGCTGGTGGCGGTGGCGGCGTGGTGAGGCGTTTTTCACGCTTGGCGGGCGCAGTGGGCATCATCTCCGCAGGGGGCGCAGCAGCAGCATGTGCATTGAGCTGCGTGAGGCCGAGGGAGCTGATGAGCGTGACGGCGACGGAGTCACCGAGCTTCGGATTAACGGCGAGCCCAAAGAGCATGTGTGTGCTGTCAGGCACATATTTGCCGAGGCTCTTCATGATGCCTTCGACTTCGATGAGCGTGAGTGACTCTCCACCCGCGACATGGACGAGGAGGGTCTGTGTGTGGCTCAAAAGGCGGCCTTGGTCGATGAGGGGGCTCTTGAGGGCTTTTTTGACCGCCTCGGTGCCGCGATTCTGGCCGCGTGCCTCGCCAAAGCCGAAGAGGCAGCGCCCATTGGCCGTGCGGAGTGCGGAGGTGAGGTCATCGAGGCCGAGTTTGACGATGCCTGGCGTCGCCGTGATGGTGGAGACAGCGCGGAGTGCCTGGGCGATGAGCTGATCTGCCTGGGTGAAGGCCTTTTGGATGCCATCTTTCGGTAGGACGAGCTCGCCCATGCGATTGTTCTCAAAGAGGATGAGCGCATCACAGCGCTTTTGCAGGAGCTCGAGCGCTTCTTCTGCCTGCCCGAGACGGCGGCGTCCTTCAAAGCTGAAGGGCATGGTGGCCACGACGATGACGAGGGCACCCGTGTTCTTCGCGATCTCTGCGATGACGGGTGCAGCGCCACTGCCACTGCCGCCGCCGAGACCGGCGCTGATGAAGATGATGTCATGCCCGTCGATGGACTGGCGAATCTGCTCACGGCTGAATAAAGCGGCCTCGCGTCCGAGATCTGGATCACCACCTGCGCCGATACCCTTCATGATTTCCACACCGAGCTGGACCTTCACGGGTGCCATGCTGTGGCCGAGCACGCGCACGTCTGTGTGCATGCAGACGAGTGTGGCATCGACGATGCGATCGAGCGTGATACGGTCAATGACATTGGAGCCGGAGCCGCCGACGCCGACGATGCAGATGCGCGGAGCAGAGAGCGCGGCAGTACTGCCGTCGCCGTGATTGGAGCGATGATATTCGACCATAAGAGTGGTGTTGTTGGATTTTAGAGTCTCGGGACGAAACGAGGTGCTGCGACTTCCTCAAATCACAGCGCCCGCATCAAAGCAGTTCCCTTGAGGTAACGCTATGGTTTTTTTACTTGGTTCCGTATTGTTTGTACTTTCTGAGAATCAGCGCCCACCGCCTATTATTCTTCACCCCCAGACGAGTTTGCGCAGGGATTCGAGGGCGGCGGGGGCGGTGTGCTCATCTTGGAGGAGCTGCTGGATCTGGGCGGGGCTGAGGCTGCCGGGGACGTAGTGGTCGATGATGGCGTCTAGCTCTGGGCCTGCGGCGGTGGGGAAGAATCGCAACATCATGCCACGCAGCTCCTCTGAGCCGGCATTTCCGAGCTCGAAGGCGACGTCGATGCGACCTGGACGTATGAGCGCGGGATCGAGGAGCTCGCGGTGATTGGTGGTCATGAAGACGACGCGGCCTTCCTGTGCAGCGACGCCATCGATGGCATTGAGCAGGCCACTGAAGCTGATTTCCATCTTGGTATCCTGCTTCGTCCGTGCCTGGAAGAAGGCATCGACGTCCTCCAGCAGGATGATGGAGAGTGGCGGGGTGCTTTGCAGCATGTCCGCGAGGTTTTGATCATTCAGCTTCCGGTGTGTGAGGCTGAGTGTGCAGATGTTGAGGTCCAGCTCACCAGCAAGGGCAAAGACGAGGCTGGTTTTGCCAGTACCGGGTGGTCCAAAGAGCAAGTAGCCACGCCGCCAGGGGATGCCCAGGGACTCATAGCGCTCTTTGCTGGCATGAAAGCGGCGGATGTCCTCCAAGATGCGGTCCCGCACGCCGGTGGGCAGGACGACGGAGGTGAGGGCACGCTTTGGCTTGGTGGTGTGCAGGCGCCATTCATCTGCCCAGGGGTCAGGTGTGAAGAGCTGCGTGCGGCCGATCCACTGGCCGTAGTTCGCTTGGACGATGTCGCGGATGAGCATCTCAAAGTCTTCTCGCCGTGCGAGGAGCATGGAGATGCGGAGTGTCTCGATGACCTGCATCTGATCCTTTTCGAGTGTGCGCTCGATCCAGACGAGGTGAAAGCCGCGGCGCATGAGGTGAAAGCCCGGCGCTGGACTGTAGAGCAGGCGTGGGATGCGCCCAGCTGTCTGTGAGGAGGCGTGCTCCTGCGTGACGGCAAAGAAGTGCGTGCGGCGGCTATACGGCAGCTCATTGAGCCACTTGATGACGGATTGGAAGATGTCGTTGCGGCTGTCGATCACCGCAGTGACGACGAAGAGGCGCTTCAGGAAGCCCCAGATGACTGGCCCGAGGCGGTGGATCAGTGCGAGGAGGAAGCCTGTGATCCCCAGGGCGACACCTCCGGCAAAGACTTGATTGTTGAGTTGCTGCCGTAGCAGTTCGATGAGGGAGTCCATCATGGGCAGCACTCAGACGGTGCGCAGAGCGTGGTGTTGCAAATTGGCGGTGGAGAGCTGTTTGTAGGCTGCTGAAGGCTCTGAAAATGAGTTCTTCACATGCTGTATTAAAGATGAAGGTAAATTTATGGATTCATCCATATCCGTAAGGGCTGTGAAGAAGCGCAAGAAGTGTGTTCTGCGCCTAGAAATGCAGCGTTCCACAGGCAGTGTTGTTGTGAATGCTTTTGCGAGTGAGTGTGAGGAAGCAGGTCAATCTCAGGAAAAGCACAGTTACTCACAGCTTCAGGGGAATTGTTGGTCGGGAAAGGCACAGGTTACTCACGGTGTGGCTGAGGTGAGGAGTGAGGCCAAATCATCCCGGCAGAGGGCGGCCTCGGCGGCTTGGACTTCTGCTTCTTTTTTGCTTTTGCCGCTGCCACGTCCTAGCTCGATGCCCTGCCAGCTTACCGCAGCCTCAAAGGTCTTGGCGTGATCGGGGCCGCTCTGCGAGAGGATGCGGTAGTGCGGGGCGATGGCATTGACGGCTTGCAGCTTCTCCTGGAGGTCGCCTTTGGGATTGGAGTCACCAGAGCCACGCAGGATGTCCTCTAGCTCATCGCCGATCACACGCTGGACGAAGTCCATGGCCGCAGTGAGACCCGCATCGAGATACACAGCACCGATGACAGCCTCCAGAGCATCTGCGAGTGAGGAGTCGCGATCACGGCCACCATTGGCCTCCTCACCACGGCCCATGAAGAGAAAACGGCCTAATCCGAGCCGCCGGGCGAGTGCTGCGAGCGATTTGGTGCTGACGACATGGGCGCGAGTCTTTGTGAGGCGGCCCTCATCGGCCTCTGGCAGCCGAGCGAACAAGACATGGCTGAGGATGAGCTGGAGCACCGCATCGCCGAGGAATTCGAGGCGCTGATTGTCCATGCCGGCCCGCTGGCTCTCGTAACTGACGCTACCATGCGTGAGTGCCTCTGCGAGCAGGCGGGGCTCGCGGAAGATGTGGCCGAGGATGCTGTCAGGCGTGGAGTCCATGCGCGGGGAGAGGCTTACTTGTTAGCGTGGGCCATGCGCCGCGTGCCAGAAAAAAATGGGGTGACCGACGGGATTCGAACCCGCAACAACCAGAATCACAATCTGGGGCTCTACCTTTGAACTACGGTCACCATGTATGCCGGGAGGCAAGGGTGGCGATACTAACCCGCTCTGCCACTTGCGCAAGCTACTCTTGAGGTCTGGCTGATTGACCGTGTGCGGGCCATGCGTTCTTAGTGCGCTCCGCATGTTGACTCCCTCGCACTCCACCCCGCCACCCGCCGCTCCCCGTGCGGCACGCGGCAGGCCGCCGTCGCCGTGGGAGCTGGATCACGAGTGGCGCAGTGCCCCACGCAGGCAGGAGGAGCCGCCGCCGCCCACGCCTGCCCCACGCCGACAGGCCGCACGGCCGCTGCCCACGGCTACCGAGCCTGCCGAGCAGGAAGACGAAAACGATGACCGCCTAGAGAGCAGACGCAGTGCAGAGTCCGTCATGGAGCCCCGCGCTGCTGTGCATGCCCCGCGCCGGCAGGCCGAGCCCCGCCCCGCAGCTACCGCGCCTCCCCAGCGCCCAGCGCCGCTGCATCTGCCGCGCAGCAGTGCCTGGCCAGCCATGATTTTTCTCAGCCTGGGGCTGCTGGTGTTCGTCTTTCTCGCGTGGCAGTACTTGGATGATGTGAAACCGGGTGCAGATGATGATCTCCGCCCACGCCGCCCCATCGACCAGACCGCTGTGACGAAAATGCCGGAGAAGGTGCGCACCTTCCTGGAGTCTCTAGTCCCGCCCCCACAGGGCACGACACCCGGCACACCACCGTGGCTGTGGGAGACACCCACGCTCTCCAAATTCGTCACTTTGAATGGTGCTGCGCTCGATAACCTGCGTGATCTGCTGGAGGAGGCCGATTGGCATCCCGCGCATGCCGCGTGGCACATGACGGATCTCGGTAGCGACTCACGCTGGCGGCTCGCCTTTCTCGTGAAGCAGGCCCAGGCAGCCTATGTCGCCCGCAAAGGGCAGGAAGAGGACGCCTTCACCGCAGCAGTCGATCTGGCAGATCTGGCCTGGCGTCTGGAGCAGATCTGGGCCTGGCCCAGCTTTTACTCACGCTCGCTGGAGGCACACCAGATGGCCGCCCAATCCCTCGCCGCCCAGTTGCAAAACACACGCCTACCAGAGCCCCTGCTGCGCCTGCACCAGAGCCAGTACAGCGCCCGTGAGCCGAAGGTGGAGGCCCTCACCCAGGCCCTCGGAGCCTTCTATTTCCATGAGAAAAAGCTCCTCCTCGGTGCGGAGAGTGGCGAGCCGCCCGATACCATGCCCGCCGGTGCCCAGCTCCGCCGCCCAGGCCGTTTATTCTTCAAGCCCAGCGCCACGCTCCAGCTCTTTGCCAATGAAATACGCCAGCTCCAGATGGAGGCACGTGCACCTCTGGCCAATACCGGCCTCGTCACCACCCAGGCCCCATCCTCCGCCCGCCAGCGCGGCTATCAGCCGAACTCCGAGGGCGAGGTCTATTTCGCCGCACGCATGGCGGGCTACCGCTCCCTACCGGCCCAGCTCGCGCTCGCTCGTGCACGCTGCGGGCTGGTGAATACCCTCTTTGCCCTGCACCGCCATGTCGCCGCGCAAAAGACCCTCCCCGTCACCCTCGATGCGCTGAAACCGCACTTCCTCAGCGATCTGCCGCCAGATCCCTTCTCCGCCAGCCCACTGCTCTA
Protein-coding regions in this window:
- a CDS encoding DUF1877 family protein, with translation MSCRGYFLGLTDADVSEFASLASDSYEMMEFANETLYIRCEPDWVTSVDKSWDAIHRCLTNGYMLPDPSDPMAKCILGVQEFDTADNWIVGLCFPEDVREVDLAIRHLDRDWLHKKYWALPKDEYGIFMSEDDFEYTWDYFKETKDFYRRAAASGRHSLFIADQ
- a CDS encoding helix-hairpin-helix domain-containing protein, translating into MLTPWALGAEPSAEPRTPAMIEAIAQSMTDAQRYALQDLLGFGSKSALMTLPGVGEAKAEAIIAARPFARVTDVTRVRGIGQTLFAEMVKHAKAGFPGTRQKKRG
- the glpK gene encoding glycerol kinase GlpK; its protein translation is MKYILALDQGTTSSRAILFNHDGTVVAVAQKEFPQIFPKPGWVEHDPQAIWDTQLGVAREVLSKAKAQAAEVAAIGITNQRETTVVWDRETGWPICNAIVWQDRRTAPACDALRKKKLDRMITKKTGLVVDAYFSATKVQWMLQNVKGARQLAAKGRLAFGTIDTWLLWNLTGGTVHATDVSNASRTMLYDIRKGTWDEELLKLFGIPRSMLPEVRDSSGSFGETTLLGGSIPIAGIAGDQQAALFGQVCTQPGMVKNTYGTGCFMLMNTGSKPITSKNKLLTTVAWRIGGKTEYALEGSVFIAGAVVQWLRDGLGIIQSSAEVESLAASVPDTGGVFLVPAFAGLGAPHWDAYARGTMVGITRGTTRAHIARAALESIALQVADILTAMQADSGIRLKELRVDGGASLNNLLMQRQADLLGVPVVRPKVNETTALGAACLAGLATGFWKSTSDFAKHWKADQRFKPKLKPAARAQVMATWARALERAKAWEQ
- a CDS encoding cell division FtsZ family protein, whose product is MVEYHRSNHGDGSTAALSAPRICIVGVGGSGSNVIDRITLDRIVDATLVCMHTDVRVLGHSMAPVKVQLGVEIMKGIGAGGDPDLGREAALFSREQIRQSIDGHDIIFISAGLGGGSGSGAAPVIAEIAKNTGALVIVVATMPFSFEGRRRLGQAEEALELLQKRCDALILFENNRMGELVLPKDGIQKAFTQADQLIAQALRAVSTITATPGIVKLGLDDLTSALRTANGRCLFGFGEARGQNRGTEAVKKALKSPLIDQGRLLSHTQTLLVHVAGGESLTLIEVEGIMKSLGKYVPDSTHMLFGLAVNPKLGDSVAVTLISSLGLTQLNAHAAAAPPAEMMPTAPAKREKRLTTPPPPPAPVNDLLFREEEIVPPAPEPEIIEKVENREEPAPEPEMEEIAPEPEITAPEAEIEPEMADEEPEEAYTPPPAPPAPVITARESKPLATVVSRTVTLQTDPPPVQDDMLVFEDAPAAPAPKPAPASRRTIAIEQPSLDLTTEQDRGRFKDTEPSVVEGEDLDVPTWKRIKMKLKR
- a CDS encoding AAA family ATPase; this translates as MMDSLIELLRQQLNNQVFAGGVALGITGFLLALIHRLGPVIWGFLKRLFVVTAVIDSRNDIFQSVIKWLNELPYSRRTHFFAVTQEHASSQTAGRIPRLLYSPAPGFHLMRRGFHLVWIERTLEKDQMQVIETLRISMLLARREDFEMLIRDIVQANYGQWIGRTQLFTPDPWADEWRLHTTKPKRALTSVVLPTGVRDRILEDIRRFHASKERYESLGIPWRRGYLLFGPPGTGKTSLVFALAGELDLNICTLSLTHRKLNDQNLADMLQSTPPLSIILLEDVDAFFQARTKQDTKMEISFSGLLNAIDGVAAQEGRVVFMTTNHRELLDPALIRPGRIDVAFELGNAGSEELRGMMLRFFPTAAGPELDAIIDHYVPGSLSPAQIQQLLQDEHTAPAALESLRKLVWG
- the rnc gene encoding ribonuclease III, which gives rise to MDSTPDSILGHIFREPRLLAEALTHGSVSYESQRAGMDNQRLEFLGDAVLQLILSHVLFARLPEADEGRLTKTRAHVVSTKSLAALARRLGLGRFLFMGRGEEANGGRDRDSSLADALEAVIGAVYLDAGLTAAMDFVQRVIGDELEDILRGSGDSNPKGDLQEKLQAVNAIAPHYRILSQSGPDHAKTFEAAVSWQGIELGRGSGKSKKEAEVQAAEAALCRDDLASLLTSATP